In Trichoderma atroviride chromosome 2, complete sequence, one DNA window encodes the following:
- a CDS encoding uncharacterized protein (EggNog:ENOG41) yields the protein MVHLSQSEWPAWTYSVAPTDDFTQYAQLPDYSLLAESMKAYQAQHTHLVHHQQMTRTTESKPRLSKEEVDLLESEFQKNHKPNSSTKKALAESMRVDHARINNWFQNRRAREKKENNIREYEARQRAEKEGTNPSEAGLGGSDRKRSLGASSAPFPEPRQTSQTKEQSPDAPSQLSTTSESSADAYEATSPVTPHIGSSSHMFHHADDEQHFFATDDAADEAVSPLKHGHDYVSALDSDMSFANASALDTMLSIEDAAGDYTNELQEMDLERITAFLDQTALPNSPDRRLKSPCPTDIASRRNRQTPQLAIHGSRSFSGSLRFGPDASRRSEQVGSMRRVVSTSGTGRVRKSSASSATPRSPFFQRNRSPMGAGSAAPPTPNTPVVAESHNINGGLFPLTTKYSSSALVQDPTLRTPPATPAFLDNFVFNGNGTSYAMGNFGFSDDLDSSIQATGASSQPTTPMFPYQTGPGYFSGYASGSDYNWPYSSNAGESSSDFAVPYHSSMNML from the exons ATGGTTCACCTTTCTCAATCAGAGTGGCCAGCGTGGACCTATTCCGTTGCTCCCACCGACGACTTCACACAATATGCCCAGCTGCCAGACTACTCTTTGCTTGCCGAGTCCATGAAGGCATACCAGGCACAGCATACCCACCTTGTTCACCACCAGCAGATGACTCGGACGACGGAATCAAAGCCACGGCtttcaaaagaagaggtgGATCTCCTCGAGTCTGAGTTTCAGAAAAACCACAAGccaaacagcagcaccaaGAAGGCGTTGGCTGAGAGCATGAGGGTTGACCATGCACGCATCAAT AACTGGTTCCAGAACAGAAGAGCtcgcgagaagaaggaaaacaACATTCGAGAGTATGAAGCCAGGCAGCGAGCTGAGAAGGAAGGAACCAATCCATCAGAAGCTGGCCTCGGAGGTTCAGACCGCAAACGCAGCCTCGGCGCCTCTTCTGCCCCCTTTCCCGAGCCGCGGCAGACTTCACAAACCAAAGAGCAGTCCCCAGACGCCCCTTCACAGCTCTCAACTACATCCGAAAGCTCCGCTGATGCCTACGAGGCTACATCGCCCGTAACGCCGCACattggctcttcttctcacatGTTCCACCATGCAGACGACGAGCAGCATTTCTTCGCCACAGATGACGCCGCCGATGAGGCCGTGTCCCCTCTGAAGCACGGGCATGATTATGTCTCGGCGCTAGATTCAGACATGTCTTTCGCTAATGCGTCGGCCCTGGACACCATGCTTTccattgaagatgctgccggCGATTACACCAATGAGCTCCAGGAAATGGACCTTGAGCGGATAACGGCATTCTTGGACCAAACTGCTCTTCCAAACAGCCCAGATAGGCGACTCAAGTCTCCTTGCCCAACCGACATCGCCTCTCGCCGCAATCGCCAAACCCCCCAGCTGGCAATCCATGGATCTCGAAGCTTCTCTGGCTCCTTGAGATTTGGTCCCGATGCGTCTAGACGCTCTGAACAGGTTGGCTCAATGCGCCGAGTTGTCTCTACGTCAGGGACCGGAAGAGTCCGCAAgtcatctgcctcttctgccACGCCAAGGAGCCCCTTTTTTCAAAGAAATCGATCGCCAATGGGCGCAGGGTCAGCGGCACCTCCAACGCCTAATACCCCCGTCGTCGCCGAGTCACACAATATCAATGGCGGCCTATTCCCTTTAACAACCAAATACTCTTCGTCGGCTCTTGTTCAGGATCCCACTTTGCGCACGCCACCGGCGACGCCAGCCTTTTTGGATAACTTTGTGTTCAATGGCAACGGCACCTCCTATGCGATGGGCAACTTTGGCTTTTCTGACGACCTTGATTCGTCAATTCAGGCAACGGGTGCCTCTAGCCAGCCTACAACTCCCATGTTTCCTTACCAAACGGGACCTGGCTATTTTTCTGGCTATGCCAGCGGCTCGGATTATAACTGGCCTTACTCATCAAACGCGGGCGAATCGTCTTCAGACTTCGCCGTTCCATACCACTCATCAATGAACATGCTTTGA
- a CDS encoding uncharacterized protein (TransMembrane:1 (o224-241i)) produces MAICVDRGAEAAVSNGGAGRPGTYRRPGWTRTRAAARRCKSLHHSTRAAATLAVLVVDLTPFWLERLGRFAKAQNRSVGTPSHRRDEASQDGDMLHAPCSSVVRIRVPREGTCVGAFPELELVPVQSTRQRQHLVSSTVLERTGATSSTSNCSIPQWKCPPWLPSLEGYLHRVRLSSRRTACGMGVPPPSSSLSSLSSCSLAAANDTRDAIALSRRASPRPSELGIALVFPALILHCTAWLKRRFHVAGARGSRLTTQDQGRRCGVHVHVDAHTDAHGSVFPGPRLVSSPLPVLASIHHPSFPRPTVAWRAQTDSDSQAAIAANAHAGRWRHRCEPASTGNLAAFGSAE; encoded by the exons ATGGCCATTTGCGTCGACAGAGGGGCAGAGGCTGCGGTGTCCAATGGCGGCGCCGGACGCCCTGGGACCTACCGACGGCCGGGatggacaaggacaagggctGCTGCAAGACGCTGCAAGTCGCTGCACCACAGCACGCGAGCTGCAGCGACCTTGgcggtgctggtggtggaTCTCACACCATTTTGGCTCGAGCGTTTGGGTAGGTTTGCAAAGGCCCAGAATCGCAGTGTGGGCACACCGTCGCAT CGCCGCGATGAGGCTTCTCAAGATGGCGACATGCTCCATGCTCCATGCTCCAGCGTGGTGCGAATACGGGTACCTCGTGAGGGCACCTGCGTCGGTGCGTTCCCCGAGCTCGAGCTTGTACCTGTACAGAGTacaaggcagcggcagcatctcgtctccTCGACTGTCTTGGAGCGCACTGGTGCTACAAGTAGTACAAGTAATTGCTCAATACCACAATGGAAGTGTCCTCCCTGGCTCCCTAGTCTTGAAGGGTATCTGCACCGAGTAAGATTGTCATCACGACGGACCGCGTGTGGTATGGGCGTGCCCCCGCCCTCAtcgtctctctcgtctctctcgtcCTGCTCCTTGGCTGCCGCGAATGACACGCGGGATGCCATCGCGTTATCCCGCCGGGCCTCCCCCAGGCCATCCGAGCTGGGCATAGCACTCGTATTCCCTGCCCTCATACTCCATTGTACAGCATGGCTCAAACGCAGGTTCCACGTTGCTGGAGCGCGAGGCTCAAGACTCACGACCCAAGACCAAGGACGTCGCTGCGGTGTCCACGTCCACGTCGACGCCCACACTGACGCCCACGGCAGCGTCTTCCCAGGgcctcgtctcgtctcgtccCCTTTGCCTGTGCTAGCATCaatccatcatccatccTTCCCCAGGCCCACAGTGGCCTGGCGCGCACAGACCGACAGCGACTCGCAGGCTGCCATCGCGGCGAACGCCCACGCTGGACGCTGGCGCCACCGCTGCGAGCCTGCATCCACGGGCAACCTGGCGGCATTCGGAAGCGCTGAGTGA